A single region of the Longimicrobium terrae genome encodes:
- a CDS encoding SusC/RagA family TonB-linked outer membrane protein, producing MRKLLSSLLVPLLVLVTAAQASAQQRQITGTVTGPDRQPIAAASVRIAGSQRGVNTDAQGRFVLPAPAGDASISVSRIGFTTRTVAVPAGQGEVAVQLQQDILNLEAVVVTGQATAVRRQNLANSVAVVSGDNLQGAPAQTVERALQGKVAGANIAANSGAPGGGLQISLRGISSIGGSADPLFVVDGVIVSNVSIPSGQNAVSQASRGVNSSTQDQLVNRIADINPNDIENIEILKGASASAIYGSKASNGVVIITTRRGRAGRPQLRLTQRFGMFEQNRTLGARRWTAEAAQDHYGLSNAEVAQYFNADGSQKQFYDNEEAVFGRRDLARETSLSVSGGTEQTRYFVSGLLQDNPGIAENTGYEKQALQLNLDQAFGSRATLAVGAGIIHSVAARGLTGNDNAGVSYYSALSYTPSFIDISGHNGVFANTSDYIASNPAQTAALSTNDEDVWRAIGSANLSVNLFSGGPHTLRLVGNGGVDYFQQRNDLYFPLELQFENDDELPGTAVLGQAANVNLNTGVNLVHVFAPESGFLTATTSTGMQYEDRDLSLSQIVGRNTTSRIPAFAAKKELDGSRSRNREFGVYLQEELLALDEHLSVTAGLRADRSSANADEEQYYLYPKAAASYRLDTPFNNLDELKFRIAYGSSGNLPFYGQRFTSALGGTNLEGVLGLRVNGAVGDPDLHPERTTELEGGIDAVLLGGNARLELTAYNKTVSDFIITPPLAPSTGFGVYAVNAGRYRVRGVEAMLEATPIHRNSATWLSRVTFAADRAKVLDLGGDKLSSLTQYNPGNHFGFDYGGYRIKEGESPTAMWGYDVDDEGNQIEVIYGDANPDFRVGFSNDISFGPVAFYALLDWAHGGLAANLTKSYYDDSQNGEDWTGCNTSDTCAGAERVARQGDGVTQYIEDAGYVKLREVSVSYALPSALLQRVGRSVSGARLTLSGRDLITWTDYTGLNPEVSNFGNRAVGRAIDVTPFPTSRSIWLGLDVTF from the coding sequence ATGAGAAAACTGCTTTCGTCGTTGCTCGTGCCCCTGCTCGTGCTGGTGACGGCCGCGCAGGCCTCGGCGCAGCAGCGGCAGATTACCGGGACCGTCACCGGGCCTGACCGCCAGCCCATCGCCGCGGCCAGCGTGCGCATCGCCGGCTCGCAGCGCGGCGTGAACACCGACGCGCAGGGCCGCTTCGTGCTCCCGGCGCCCGCAGGCGACGCCTCCATCTCGGTGTCGCGCATCGGCTTCACCACGCGCACCGTGGCCGTGCCCGCCGGGCAGGGCGAGGTGGCGGTGCAGCTTCAGCAGGACATTCTGAACCTGGAAGCCGTGGTGGTGACGGGCCAGGCGACGGCCGTGCGGCGCCAGAACCTGGCCAACTCCGTGGCCGTGGTGAGCGGCGACAACCTGCAGGGCGCCCCGGCGCAGACCGTGGAGCGCGCGCTGCAGGGCAAGGTGGCCGGCGCCAACATCGCGGCCAACTCCGGCGCCCCCGGCGGCGGCCTGCAGATTTCGCTGCGCGGCATTTCGTCCATCGGCGGCAGCGCCGACCCGCTCTTCGTGGTGGACGGGGTGATCGTCAGCAACGTGTCCATCCCCTCCGGCCAGAACGCCGTGAGCCAGGCCTCGCGCGGGGTGAACTCGTCGACGCAGGACCAGCTGGTGAACCGCATCGCGGACATCAACCCCAACGACATCGAGAACATCGAGATCCTGAAGGGTGCCTCCGCGTCGGCCATCTACGGCTCCAAGGCCAGCAACGGCGTGGTGATCATCACCACCCGCCGCGGCCGCGCCGGCCGCCCGCAGCTGCGCCTTACGCAGCGCTTCGGCATGTTCGAGCAGAACCGTACGCTGGGTGCCCGCCGCTGGACGGCGGAAGCCGCGCAGGACCACTACGGCCTGAGTAACGCCGAAGTCGCGCAGTACTTCAACGCCGACGGCAGCCAGAAGCAGTTCTATGACAACGAGGAAGCCGTCTTCGGCCGCCGCGACCTGGCCCGCGAAACCTCGCTGAGCGTGAGCGGCGGCACCGAGCAGACCCGCTACTTCGTGTCCGGACTGCTGCAGGACAACCCCGGCATCGCCGAAAACACCGGGTACGAGAAGCAGGCGCTGCAGCTGAACCTGGACCAGGCGTTCGGCAGCCGCGCCACGCTGGCGGTGGGCGCCGGGATCATCCACTCGGTGGCGGCCCGCGGCCTTACCGGCAACGACAACGCCGGCGTGAGCTACTACTCGGCGCTCTCGTACACGCCCAGCTTCATCGACATCTCCGGCCACAACGGGGTGTTCGCCAACACCAGCGACTACATCGCCAGCAACCCGGCGCAGACCGCCGCGCTGTCGACCAACGACGAAGACGTGTGGCGCGCCATCGGCTCGGCCAACCTGTCCGTCAACCTGTTCAGCGGCGGGCCGCACACCCTGCGGCTGGTGGGCAACGGCGGCGTGGACTACTTCCAGCAGCGCAACGACCTGTACTTTCCGCTGGAACTGCAGTTTGAGAACGACGACGAACTGCCGGGAACCGCGGTCCTGGGCCAGGCCGCCAACGTGAACCTGAACACCGGCGTGAACCTGGTGCACGTGTTCGCGCCGGAGTCGGGCTTTCTGACCGCCACCACCTCCACCGGCATGCAGTACGAGGACCGCGACCTGAGCCTGAGCCAGATCGTGGGCCGCAACACCACCAGCCGCATTCCGGCCTTCGCGGCCAAGAAGGAGCTGGACGGCTCGCGCAGCCGCAACCGCGAGTTCGGCGTGTACCTGCAGGAAGAGCTGCTGGCGCTGGACGAGCACCTGTCGGTGACCGCCGGCCTGCGCGCGGACCGCAGCAGCGCCAACGCGGACGAAGAACAGTACTACCTGTATCCCAAGGCGGCCGCCTCGTACCGCCTGGACACCCCGTTCAACAACCTGGACGAGCTCAAGTTCCGCATCGCCTACGGCTCCAGCGGCAACCTGCCCTTCTACGGGCAGCGCTTCACCAGCGCGCTGGGCGGCACCAACCTGGAAGGCGTGCTGGGCCTGCGCGTGAACGGCGCCGTGGGCGACCCGGACCTGCACCCGGAGCGCACCACCGAGCTGGAGGGCGGCATCGACGCCGTGCTGCTGGGCGGCAACGCGCGCCTGGAGCTTACGGCCTACAACAAGACGGTGTCGGACTTCATCATCACCCCGCCGCTGGCGCCGTCCACCGGCTTCGGCGTGTACGCGGTGAACGCGGGCCGCTACCGGGTGCGCGGCGTGGAAGCCATGCTGGAGGCCACCCCCATCCACCGCAACTCCGCCACCTGGCTGAGCCGCGTGACCTTTGCGGCCGACCGCGCCAAGGTGCTGGACCTGGGCGGCGACAAGCTGTCCAGCCTGACGCAGTACAACCCGGGCAACCACTTCGGGTTCGACTACGGCGGCTACCGCATCAAGGAGGGCGAGTCGCCCACCGCCATGTGGGGCTACGACGTGGACGATGAGGGGAACCAGATCGAGGTGATCTACGGCGACGCCAACCCCGACTTCCGCGTGGGCTTCAGCAACGACATCAGCTTCGGCCCGGTGGCGTTCTACGCCCTGCTGGACTGGGCGCACGGCGGGCTGGCCGCCAACCTGACCAAGTCGTACTACGACGACTCGCAGAACGGCGAGGACTGGACCGGCTGCAACACCAGCGACACCTGCGCCGGCGCGGAGCGCGTGGCGCGCCAGGGCGACGGCGTGACGCAGTACATCGAGGACGCCGGCTACGTGAAGCTGCGCGAGGTGTCGGTGTCGTACGCCCTGCCCAGCGCCCTGCTGCAGCGCGTGGGCCGCAGCGTGAGCGGCGCCCGGCTGACCCTGAGCGGCCGCGACCTGATCACCTGGACGGACTACACCGGGCTGAACCCCGAAGTGAGCAACTTCGGCAACCGCGCGGTGGGCCGCGCCATCGACGTCACCCCGTTCCCGACCAGCCGCAGCATCTGGCTTGGCCTGGACGTGACCTTCTAA
- a CDS encoding heme exporter protein CcmB: protein MSGFLAGAWAVARKDLMLEARSRERFVSMATFAVLVAIVFSFALDASVRARSIAGAMIWVTILFSGTLGLGRSFAAEREAEVLTGILVSPIPRGALFLGKFLANLAVVLAVEAVIFPVYGIFFGLDYGAGALGLVLTVVLGTIGFMALGTLFSAMAAHTRMGDSLLPVLLLPLLIPVVIFAASATQRLLIGRPLGEVQGSLRMLLAFDLVFLFVCTASFGAVVEE, encoded by the coding sequence GTGAGCGGCTTCCTGGCGGGCGCGTGGGCGGTGGCGCGCAAGGACCTGATGCTGGAGGCGCGCAGCCGCGAACGGTTCGTGTCGATGGCGACCTTTGCCGTCCTCGTCGCCATTGTCTTCAGCTTTGCGCTGGACGCGTCGGTGCGGGCGCGGTCCATCGCCGGCGCCATGATCTGGGTCACCATCCTCTTTTCGGGGACGCTGGGGCTGGGCCGCTCGTTCGCCGCGGAGCGCGAGGCGGAGGTGCTGACGGGAATCCTGGTATCGCCCATCCCCCGCGGCGCGCTGTTCCTGGGCAAGTTCCTGGCGAACCTGGCCGTCGTTCTGGCGGTGGAGGCGGTGATCTTTCCCGTCTACGGCATCTTCTTCGGGCTGGACTACGGCGCGGGCGCGCTGGGACTGGTCCTGACCGTCGTGCTGGGGACGATCGGCTTCATGGCGCTGGGAACGCTGTTTTCCGCCATGGCCGCGCACACGCGGATGGGCGATTCGCTGCTTCCCGTGCTGCTGCTGCCGCTGCTGATTCCCGTGGTCATCTTTGCGGCCAGCGCCACGCAGCGGCTGCTGATCGGGCGGCCGCTGGGCGAGGTGCAGGGGAGCCTGCGGATGCTGCTGGCCTTTGACCTCGTATTTCTGTTCGTGTGCACGGCGTCGTTCGGCGCCGTCGTGGAGGAATAA
- the ccsA gene encoding cytochrome c biogenesis protein CcsA — translation MDAQMDTGSLAGTRRWSVVLGVLSALALLPGLWMIFFYVPTEAEMGVVQRIFYVHLPSALVAYLAFGIVALCSLGYLWLRDERLDAIAVCAAELGIVFTTAVLTTGPLWGKIAWGAWWVWDARLSFTLLLWFIYVGYFILRGATENPERGKRFAAILGIVGAVDIPLIHMSVQWFRSQHPKPVVLKPEGPTAAPEMVQTLLVNMLAFMLLFFSLLLARYVVERLSRRIEAARMLRAA, via the coding sequence ATGGACGCGCAGATGGATACCGGGTCGCTTGCGGGCACCCGGCGCTGGTCCGTGGTGCTGGGCGTGCTGTCGGCGCTGGCGCTGCTGCCGGGGCTGTGGATGATCTTCTTCTACGTCCCCACCGAGGCGGAGATGGGCGTGGTGCAGCGCATCTTCTACGTGCACCTGCCGTCGGCGCTGGTGGCGTACCTTGCGTTCGGCATCGTGGCGCTGTGCTCGCTGGGCTACCTGTGGCTGCGCGACGAGCGGCTGGACGCCATTGCCGTGTGCGCGGCGGAACTGGGGATCGTGTTCACCACCGCCGTGCTGACGACGGGGCCGCTGTGGGGCAAGATCGCGTGGGGCGCGTGGTGGGTGTGGGACGCGCGGCTCTCGTTTACGCTGCTGCTGTGGTTCATCTACGTGGGATACTTCATCCTGCGCGGGGCGACGGAAAACCCGGAGCGCGGCAAGCGGTTCGCGGCCATTCTGGGGATCGTGGGCGCGGTGGACATTCCGCTGATCCACATGAGCGTGCAGTGGTTCCGCAGCCAGCACCCCAAGCCGGTGGTGCTCAAGCCGGAGGGGCCCACGGCCGCGCCGGAGATGGTGCAGACGCTGCTGGTGAACATGCTGGCGTTCATGCTCCTGTTCTTTTCGCTGCTTCTGGCCCGGTACGTGGTGGAGCGGCTTTCCCGCAGGATCGAAGCGGCACGAATGCTTCGCGCCGCCTGA
- a CDS encoding CcmD family protein: MRHLRTFFVLLLALAGVPAARVAHAQADASTTMTAAPATQAPEAGAFQGPPRTLRAYWHLFAAFTIVWLLVFGYLVSLARRFRRMEEQLQALGG; encoded by the coding sequence ATGCGTCATCTTCGCACCTTCTTCGTTCTGCTCCTTGCCCTGGCCGGCGTGCCCGCCGCCCGGGTTGCGCACGCCCAGGCGGACGCGTCCACCACCATGACCGCCGCGCCCGCCACGCAGGCGCCCGAGGCCGGTGCCTTCCAGGGCCCGCCGCGGACGCTGCGGGCGTACTGGCACCTGTTCGCCGCGTTCACCATCGTGTGGCTGCTGGTGTTCGGGTACCTGGTGTCGCTGGCCCGCCGCTTTCGCCGCATGGAGGAGCAGCTGCAGGCGCTGGGGGGCTGA
- a CDS encoding GNAT family N-acetyltransferase produces MQVKHEENNQRFVVRLPEGEAELGYAAQGADVLNLHHTFVPDSARGQGVGDVLVSGALDYARQQGKRIIPSCPYVAAWMQKHPEHNDLVAQGSA; encoded by the coding sequence ATGCAAGTGAAGCACGAGGAAAACAACCAGCGGTTCGTGGTGCGGCTGCCGGAGGGCGAGGCGGAACTGGGGTACGCGGCCCAGGGCGCGGACGTGCTGAACCTGCATCACACCTTTGTGCCCGACAGCGCGCGCGGGCAGGGCGTGGGCGACGTTCTGGTGTCGGGAGCGCTGGATTACGCGCGCCAGCAGGGAAAGCGGATCATCCCCAGCTGTCCGTACGTGGCGGCGTGGATGCAGAAGCATCCGGAGCACAACGATCTCGTCGCGCAGGGGAGTGCGTGA
- a CDS encoding cytochrome c-type biogenesis CcmF C-terminal domain-containing protein has protein sequence MTQIGEVALWLALMVGVWGAVMGFAGGRMGRGDWVLSAERSSYALFALLATTCGAIITSFVRNQYEYQYVAGYSNRELSLFYKVTGLWAGQTGSLVFWATLLALFGCIAVFQNRRRNREFMPYVVGTVQTVLVFFIVVVLAASNPFTLMEFAPADGRGLNPQLQNYWMTIHPPTLYLGFTAFTIPFAFAVSALLSGRLDTRWITTTRRWTLLAWFFLTNGIIFGMMWAYVELGWGGYWFWDPVENASLLPWLTGTAFLHSVMIQEKRGMLKMWNVLLILGTFLLSIFATFLTRSGLIESVHSFAENTTIAWIFLGFLSALILASAALVWWRRDAFAPESRLESVLSREAAFLLNNLAFVAAMLSVLWGTIFPLVSEGFSGQKITVGPPFFNRVNIPLGLMLLGLLGIGPVIAWRKASPRNLRRNFTAPLSAGVLTAAVLWIAGARHTYALLTFALGAFTMTTIIVEFWKGTRARARIEGEGFFPALVHLVERNRRRYGGYVVHAGFVVMFMGFAGAAWDVEKQVSLRPGETMDIASPFGHTYRLTYQAMSSYPATNMTKVIASLDVSRNGRRAGVITAEKRTYKQREEVVSEVGIRRAWNEDLYLILAGIDDLDGVVQGTNPRPLATFRVLINPLVPWIWIGGLIMAIGTLTALWPGEEPRTPAVVRTKVRAPRMAEVDEPELVEA, from the coding sequence GTGACGCAGATTGGCGAAGTCGCCCTCTGGCTGGCGCTCATGGTGGGCGTCTGGGGCGCCGTGATGGGATTCGCGGGCGGGCGCATGGGGCGCGGCGACTGGGTGCTGAGCGCCGAGCGCTCGTCCTATGCGCTGTTCGCGCTGCTGGCCACCACGTGCGGCGCCATCATCACGTCGTTCGTACGCAACCAGTACGAGTACCAGTACGTGGCGGGGTACAGCAACCGCGAACTGTCGCTCTTCTACAAGGTTACGGGGCTGTGGGCCGGGCAGACCGGCTCGCTCGTCTTCTGGGCCACCCTGCTGGCCCTGTTCGGCTGCATCGCCGTGTTCCAGAACCGGCGCCGCAACCGCGAGTTCATGCCGTACGTGGTGGGCACGGTGCAGACCGTGCTCGTCTTCTTCATCGTGGTGGTGCTGGCGGCGTCCAACCCGTTCACGCTCATGGAATTTGCCCCCGCCGACGGGCGCGGGCTCAATCCGCAGCTGCAGAACTACTGGATGACCATCCACCCGCCCACGCTGTACCTGGGCTTCACCGCCTTCACCATCCCCTTCGCCTTTGCCGTCAGCGCGCTGCTCAGCGGCCGGCTGGACACGCGGTGGATCACCACGACGCGGCGCTGGACGCTGCTCGCGTGGTTCTTTCTGACCAACGGCATCATCTTCGGGATGATGTGGGCGTACGTGGAGCTGGGCTGGGGCGGCTACTGGTTCTGGGACCCGGTGGAGAACGCGTCGCTGCTGCCGTGGCTGACCGGCACCGCGTTTCTGCACTCGGTGATGATCCAGGAAAAGCGCGGCATGCTCAAGATGTGGAACGTGCTGCTCATCTTGGGCACCTTTCTGCTGAGCATCTTCGCCACCTTCCTCACCCGGTCGGGCTTGATCGAGTCAGTGCACTCGTTCGCCGAGAACACCACGATCGCCTGGATCTTCCTGGGCTTCCTGTCCGCGCTGATCCTGGCCAGCGCCGCGCTGGTGTGGTGGCGCCGCGACGCGTTCGCGCCGGAAAGCCGGCTGGAAAGCGTGCTCTCGCGTGAAGCGGCGTTCCTGCTGAACAACCTGGCCTTCGTGGCGGCCATGCTCAGCGTGCTGTGGGGAACCATCTTTCCGCTGGTTTCGGAAGGGTTCTCCGGGCAGAAGATCACCGTGGGACCGCCGTTCTTCAACCGCGTCAACATTCCGCTGGGGCTGATGCTGCTGGGGCTGCTGGGCATCGGCCCGGTGATCGCCTGGCGCAAGGCCAGCCCGCGCAACCTGCGCCGCAACTTCACCGCTCCGCTCTCCGCCGGCGTGCTGACCGCCGCGGTGCTGTGGATTGCCGGGGCGCGGCACACGTACGCCCTGCTGACCTTCGCGCTGGGCGCCTTTACGATGACGACGATCATCGTGGAGTTCTGGAAGGGCACCCGCGCCCGCGCGCGCATCGAGGGCGAAGGGTTCTTCCCCGCCCTGGTGCACCTGGTGGAGCGCAACCGCCGCCGCTACGGCGGATACGTGGTGCACGCCGGTTTCGTGGTGATGTTCATGGGCTTCGCGGGCGCCGCGTGGGACGTGGAAAAGCAGGTGTCGCTGCGGCCGGGGGAGACGATGGACATCGCCTCGCCGTTCGGCCACACGTACCGGCTGACGTACCAGGCGATGTCGTCGTATCCCGCCACCAACATGACCAAGGTCATCGCCTCGCTGGACGTGAGCCGCAACGGCCGCCGCGCGGGGGTGATCACGGCGGAAAAGCGCACGTACAAGCAGCGCGAGGAAGTGGTGAGCGAGGTGGGGATCCGCCGCGCGTGGAACGAGGACCTGTACCTGATCCTGGCCGGCATCGACGACCTGGACGGCGTCGTTCAGGGCACCAACCCGCGCCCGCTGGCCACCTTTCGCGTCCTCATCAACCCGCTGGTGCCGTGGATCTGGATCGGCGGGCTGATCATGGCGATCGGCACGCTGACGGCGCTGTGGCCGGGCGAAGAGCCGCGCACGCCCGCCGTCGTCCGCACGAAGGTGCGCGCGCCGCGGATGGCCGAGGTGGACGAGCCCGAACTGGTGGAGGCCTGA
- a CDS encoding hybrid sensor histidine kinase/response regulator, translating into MQSSDSPAVLLVEDYPPSRYATGRVLRQAGFTVREAENGIEGLRLARDCPDVIVLDINLPDVDGFEVCRRLKADPATRSIPVLQLSAARRGLEDRVQGLEGGADAYVAQPVEARELVATVNALLRMRRAEQEAVASRDLAEARAREAQALAGRLEVALEAAAAGNAAKGRFLATMSHEIRTPLNAIAGYVDLLLLEVQGPLTSLQADHLERVQRAQQHLLGLINDVLDYAKLEAGYAELQVEAVALEGPMRAAEAMVRPQAEAKGLHLEVRCGAPLYTLADAGRLRQVLLNLLGNAVKFTPAGGRVELWCEAEDASVRLHVRDTGMGIPAAFLAEIFEPFVQVDGALTRTQQGTGLGLAISRELARGMGGALTAVSTPASGSVFTLILPRAPEDGAG; encoded by the coding sequence ATGCAATCGTCTGATTCACCCGCCGTACTGCTGGTGGAGGATTATCCCCCCAGCCGCTACGCCACCGGACGCGTGCTGCGGCAGGCGGGCTTCACCGTGCGCGAGGCGGAGAACGGCATCGAAGGGCTGCGGCTGGCGCGCGACTGCCCGGACGTGATCGTGCTGGACATCAACCTGCCGGACGTGGACGGATTCGAGGTGTGCCGCCGGCTCAAGGCGGACCCCGCCACGCGCTCCATTCCGGTGCTGCAGCTGTCCGCCGCGCGGCGCGGGCTGGAAGACCGCGTGCAGGGGCTGGAGGGCGGGGCGGACGCGTACGTGGCCCAGCCGGTGGAGGCGCGCGAGCTGGTGGCCACCGTCAACGCCCTGCTGCGGATGCGCCGCGCCGAGCAGGAGGCCGTGGCGTCGCGCGACCTGGCCGAGGCGCGGGCCCGCGAGGCGCAGGCGCTGGCCGGCCGGCTGGAGGTGGCGCTGGAGGCCGCCGCGGCCGGCAACGCCGCCAAGGGCCGCTTTCTGGCCACCATGAGCCACGAGATCCGCACCCCGCTGAACGCGATCGCCGGGTACGTGGACCTGCTTCTGCTGGAGGTGCAGGGCCCGCTCACCTCCCTGCAGGCCGACCACCTGGAACGGGTGCAGCGGGCGCAGCAGCACCTGCTGGGGCTCATCAACGACGTGCTGGACTACGCCAAGCTGGAGGCGGGGTACGCGGAGCTGCAGGTGGAGGCCGTGGCCCTGGAGGGGCCCATGCGCGCCGCCGAGGCGATGGTGCGCCCGCAGGCCGAAGCCAAGGGGCTGCACCTGGAGGTGCGGTGCGGGGCCCCGCTGTACACCCTGGCCGACGCGGGGCGGCTGCGGCAGGTGCTGCTCAACCTGCTGGGGAACGCCGTCAAGTTCACCCCGGCCGGCGGACGGGTGGAGCTGTGGTGCGAGGCGGAGGACGCCTCCGTGCGGCTGCACGTGCGCGACACCGGAATGGGAATTCCCGCGGCCTTCCTGGCCGAGATCTTCGAGCCCTTCGTGCAGGTGGACGGGGCGCTCACCCGCACGCAGCAGGGCACCGGGCTGGGGCTGGCCATCAGCCGAGAGCTGGCGCGCGGGATGGGGGGCGCACTGACGGCGGTGAGCACGCCGGCGTCCGGCAGCGTCTTTACGCTCATTCTGCCCCGCGCCCCGGAAGACGGCGCGGGGTGA
- a CDS encoding cytochrome c-type biogenesis protein, producing the protein MTIITRSALVLAMVLSAHSAAAQVPTPETERIAVEAISELKSPFGPHMLDMCPNEQAEPLRQRLHAAAAQGATKEQLIGIVVGEYGENMRALPQRRGFGLWAWLLPPAGLAMGAAFLWGRMRQMRGTGPSVAAAGPALSAEEQASLNAALRDFDRNDDE; encoded by the coding sequence ATGACCATCATCACCCGTTCCGCCTTGGTCCTGGCGATGGTGCTCAGCGCGCACTCCGCCGCCGCGCAGGTGCCCACGCCGGAAACCGAGCGCATCGCCGTGGAGGCGATCTCCGAACTGAAGTCGCCCTTCGGCCCGCACATGCTGGACATGTGCCCCAACGAGCAGGCCGAGCCGCTGCGCCAGCGGCTGCACGCCGCCGCCGCGCAGGGCGCCACCAAGGAGCAGCTCATCGGCATCGTGGTGGGCGAGTACGGCGAAAACATGCGCGCGCTTCCGCAGCGCCGCGGCTTCGGCCTGTGGGCGTGGCTGCTTCCCCCGGCGGGGCTGGCGATGGGCGCCGCTTTTCTGTGGGGACGCATGCGGCAGATGCGCGGCACCGGCCCGTCCGTGGCCGCCGCCGGCCCCGCGCTCTCGGCGGAGGAGCAGGCGTCGCTGAACGCCGCCCTGCGCGACTTTGACCGGAACGACGACGAATGA
- the ccmA gene encoding heme ABC exporter ATP-binding protein CcmA — protein MSTPPAGADTPAVEARGLEKRYGALAAVRGIDVVLARGEFLAVFGPNGAGKSTLLRMLCGAVVPSRGTVRIAGEEIGGGEDGWRRRIGLLSHQTFLYPGLSAAENLDFYARLYGLADRRARVDEALRGVELWDRRADAARTFSRGMQQRLALARTLLHDPEVVFLDEPYTGLDPHASGLLTGVLERLRDGRRTIVLVTHNLSQGLEQANRVAVQVGGRWVSDEPASAIDPATWERVYTERVAAAR, from the coding sequence GTGAGCACGCCCCCGGCGGGCGCGGACACACCGGCGGTGGAGGCCCGGGGACTGGAAAAGCGGTACGGCGCGCTGGCGGCCGTGCGCGGCATCGACGTGGTGCTGGCCCGGGGCGAGTTTCTGGCCGTCTTCGGGCCCAATGGCGCGGGAAAGAGCACGCTGCTGCGCATGCTGTGCGGCGCCGTCGTTCCGTCCAGGGGAACCGTCCGCATCGCCGGGGAGGAGATCGGCGGCGGAGAGGATGGATGGCGGCGCCGCATCGGCCTGCTGAGCCATCAGACCTTTCTGTACCCCGGCCTGAGCGCGGCGGAAAACCTGGACTTCTACGCGCGCCTGTACGGGCTGGCGGACCGCCGGGCGCGGGTGGACGAGGCGCTGCGCGGGGTGGAGCTGTGGGACCGGCGGGCGGACGCGGCCCGCACCTTCAGCCGGGGGATGCAGCAGCGGCTGGCCCTGGCGCGCACGCTGCTGCACGATCCGGAGGTCGTGTTTCTGGACGAGCCGTATACCGGACTGGACCCCCACGCCTCCGGGCTGCTGACCGGGGTGCTGGAGCGACTGCGGGACGGGCGGCGGACCATCGTCCTCGTCACCCACAACCTGAGCCAGGGGCTGGAGCAGGCGAACCGCGTGGCCGTGCAGGTGGGCGGCCGCTGGGTGAGCGACGAGCCCGCGAGCGCCATCGACCCCGCCACGTGGGAGCGCGTGTACACCGAACGCGTGGCGGCGGCGCGGTGA
- a CDS encoding cytochrome c maturation protein CcmE produces the protein MKQQRKFLIGAVALVGVVGYLAATGMRESMIYYRTPDELAASLAADPTSRELAVKVGGRVVPGTVHYDPRTLDLRFTIVDIASGRTQFPVHYSGPLPDTFKEGRDVVVTGVYAADGNFQATELLTKCGSRYEASAEDFKA, from the coding sequence GTGAAGCAGCAGAGAAAGTTCCTGATCGGCGCCGTGGCGCTGGTCGGGGTTGTCGGCTATCTGGCGGCGACCGGAATGCGGGAGTCCATGATCTACTACCGGACTCCCGATGAACTCGCGGCCAGCCTGGCCGCCGATCCCACCTCGCGCGAACTCGCCGTCAAGGTGGGCGGCCGCGTGGTGCCCGGAACCGTGCACTACGATCCGCGCACCCTGGACCTGCGGTTCACCATCGTCGACATCGCCAGCGGCAGGACGCAGTTCCCGGTGCACTACAGCGGTCCGCTTCCCGACACGTTCAAGGAGGGACGCGACGTGGTGGTGACCGGCGTGTACGCGGCGGACGGAAACTTTCAGGCCACGGAGCTGCTCACCAAGTGCGGCTCCCGCTACGAAGCCTCGGCCGAGGACTTCAAGGCGTGA
- a CDS encoding zinc ribbon domain-containing protein yields MTLLALSAVMAILAAGFVIAPVVARRDALLADLAPGAVLDAEARRRVTLTALRELEYDYLGGKLDEPDYRAQKQRLSLEALAAMRAAEALRGGPAAPGTKAVSDRHACGFLNPPRSRFCAGCGVRLG; encoded by the coding sequence ATGACGCTGCTGGCCCTGTCCGCGGTGATGGCCATTCTCGCCGCGGGATTCGTGATCGCGCCGGTGGTGGCGCGGCGCGACGCCCTGCTGGCGGACCTGGCGCCCGGCGCGGTGCTGGACGCTGAAGCGCGCCGCCGTGTGACGCTGACGGCGCTGCGGGAGCTGGAGTACGACTACCTGGGCGGCAAGCTGGACGAGCCGGACTACCGCGCGCAGAAGCAGCGGCTGTCGCTGGAGGCGCTGGCCGCCATGCGCGCGGCCGAAGCGCTCCGCGGTGGCCCGGCCGCGCCGGGGACCAAGGCGGTTTCCGACCGTCACGCCTGCGGGTTCCTGAACCCGCCGCGAAGCCGCTTCTGCGCGGGGTGCGGGGTGCGGCTGGGGTGA